The DNA region GGACCTGCGCACCGGGATCGGCATGGTGCTCCAGGACACCTGGCTGTTCGGCGGCACCATCGCGGAGAACATCGCGTACGGCGCGACGCGCGAGGTGAGCCGGGCGGAGATCGAGGAGGCGGCGAAGGCGGCCCACGCGGACCGCTTCATCCGCACCCTGCCCGAGGGCTACGACACCGTCATCGACGACGACGGCGCGGGCGTGAGCGCGGGCGAGAAGCAGCTGATCACCATCGCGCGGGCGTTCCTGTCCGACCCGGTGATCCTGGTCCTCGACGAGGCGACCAGCTCGGTCGACACCCGTACCGAGGTGCTGATCCAGAAGGCGATGGCGCGGCTCGCCCACGGGCGCACCTCGTTCGTGATCGCGCACCGGCTCTCCACCATCCGGGACGCGGACGTGATCCTGGTGATGGAGAACGGCTCGATCGTCGAGCAGGGCACGCACGAGGAGCTGCTCGCCTCGGAAGGTGCGTACGCGCGGCTGTACGCGGCGCAGTTCGCCCAGGCGGTCGCCGAGGTGGACTGAGCGTCCACCGGGGTTCAGTCCAGGTAGCCGCGCAGCTGGTCGGCGTAGGCATGGTCCCGCAGCTTGTTGAGGGTCTTCGACTCGATCTGGCGGATGCGTTCGCGCGTCACGCCGAAGATCCGGCCGATCTCCTCCAGGGTGCGGGGCCTGCCGTCGTCGAGGCCGTAGCGGAGCTGGACGACCTTGCGCTCGCGCTCGCCGAGGGTGGAGAGCACGGCCTCCAGGTGCTGGCGCAGCAGCAGGAAGGCGGCGGACTCGACGGGGGACGCGGCGTCGCCGTCCTCGATGAGGTCGCCGAGCGCGACGTCCTCCTCCTCGCCGACGGGGGCGTGCAGCGAGACCGGCTCCTGGGCGAGCCGCAGCACTTCGCCGACCCGTTCGGGGGCCAGGTCGAGCTGGGCGGCGACCTCTTCGGCGGTGGGTTCGTAGCCGCGTTCCTGGAGCATCCGGCGCTGGACGCGGACGACCCGGTTGATGAGTTCGACGACGTGCACGGGGACGCGGATGGTCCGGGCCTGGTCGGCGAGGGCCCGGGACATCGCCTGGCGGATCCACCAGGTCGCGTACGTCGAGAACTTGTAGCCGCGCGCGTAGTCGAA from Streptomyces fradiae includes:
- a CDS encoding RNA polymerase sigma factor encodes the protein MPSWRSPPVQTQPQTLAVTEPPPGELSPLEPSPREPSPVELVAVEAAEPESEAVPAQRRRVDLGGNGPSSDLFRQYLREIGRVPLLTAEEEVELARRVEAGLFAEEKLANTPDLDSQLALDLDRLVVLGRIAKRRLIEANLRLVVSVAKRYVGRGLTMLDLVQEGNLGLIRAVEKFDYARGYKFSTYATWWIRQAMSRALADQARTIRVPVHVVELINRVVRVQRRMLQERGYEPTAEEVAAQLDLAPERVGEVLRLAQEPVSLHAPVGEEEDVALGDLIEDGDAASPVESAAFLLLRQHLEAVLSTLGERERKVVQLRYGLDDGRPRTLEEIGRIFGVTRERIRQIESKTLNKLRDHAYADQLRGYLD